The following coding sequences lie in one Drosophila sulfurigaster albostrigata strain 15112-1811.04 chromosome 2R, ASM2355843v2, whole genome shotgun sequence genomic window:
- the LOC133839137 gene encoding phosphofurin acidic cluster sorting protein 2 isoform X1 translates to MKMVDKSSKLMDKFVTSSGGGGGAERGGSGISAAAAANAAAAAAAAASAAAANSAGGLGGGGAGSAAGGAVTASNGGQKPVPMKLFAAWEVDRTPPNCIPRLCSLTITRLSILTPLPGDTTSLSLAVKMQSSKRTLRSHEIPINGSALTSAASSRESSMQGNSPLANVIGGGSNLIGTPGNVGNAGIGTNLALIPLTETELDLHFSLQYPHFIKRDGNRLVILLQRRKKYKSRTILGYKTLAEGIIRMDAVLQKSMDMIIELTASGKNGRPGTVVACLRAERVSSIPVDHDNKNNNSVLLADRITEYSDEDEEAEFSSGEFNDEANDLAITGYDQKRDYNPAKHDMRKYRNKLQRSGIEDIAIVGHHPHQHHPVVVDSDSEFEMKDKSSSRAKFSRTISLQQRNFKQKIVALLKRFKASEELEDETHSGTAALRGERDLDALFQELESLSCCEGDDSGPDMDSISIGSTPKPSLRPFFTNSRIMLHDNLTGNGGGGALGSSGGIGGTPGNSERRSSDKSDQLTNSSYNIENNKNQKSIHLTNNNNSATTPDRGGNDSSGNEGNAGYTDGQNSDPQNSPPRDKDYLHRQHHQQLTPVSSVGGNMGSSSITPPHAQTEKRSRLFRTSSNTPAVAGGGGSGAGAGNVSNSSSAVGKRKHTLSLSAEPRSALETCLSPTNVEPRKLLLDQLSRVFAGDDNVIPEVVTIISPPEALGGSTLLAKLVTLFANSFKPAFVPQNTAEVKAVLQALMAKIQKYCNSNAKPPHTVKVLLIGGDWLQGATLRHYVELLGVRPPDWLNHLRFYLVPIGGGSSNGSVARHLSQMDQAYAAMFGSDNWSQLCERAAATAAAVSAVTTVNATALTANLADAAAVAKSDIAELVQRIQRYLHAAGPCTQIPIAEAMVNYKDEDSCQIFVPFVSDVRIGYLDAQASLDLEENAGSNAAGTASSGGSGNASSLPIPIGGQSTPGVSGSPPQQLLLQQQGGQSQGQNMGRISPPLQTPPSSSGNSHRDRDRGSSDAQNTPSSLSSQTFSGALAAAEAVELQVDYWPLVRPGDQHVKESKGGMSRGGDSGGGKNSIKSTFRNLQVWRLPQHAQQLGDMSNGLTVSFATREKKQKQIMRLGKKKDKERDLEKEQCVEGVARLICSPKQSHPVPLRVYIDGTEWTGVKFFQLSSQWQTHVKNFPIALIGCTPMSCAELT, encoded by the exons ACTCTGCTCATTGACAATAACGCGTCTGTCGATACTGACACCTCTGCCAGGAGACACAACATCGCTCTCGCTGGCGGTGAAGATGCAGAGCTCGAAGCGCACGTTGCGCAGCCACGAGATACCCATTAATGGCAGTGCTCTCACCTCGGCGGCCTCCAGTCGAGAGAGCAGCATGCAGGGCAACTCTCCGCTAGCCAATGTGATTGGCGGTGGCTCCAACTTGATTGGCACACCCGGAAATGTAGGTAATGCAGGAATCGGCACGAATCTGGCGTTGATTCCGCTAACTGAGACGGAGCTGGACTTGCACTTTAGTCTGCAGTATCCGCACTTTATCAAGAGAGATGGCAATAG ACTGGTGATTTTGCTGCAACGCCGCAAGAAATACAAATCGCGCACCATTTTGGGCTACAAGACGCTGGCCGAGGGCATCATACGCATGGATGCAGTGCTCCAAAAGTCAATGGACATGATCATTGAGCTGACAGCATCCGGAAAGAATGGCAGACCCGGCACAGTTGTTGCCTGTCTGCGTGCCGAACGCGTCTCCTCCATTCCAGTTGATCAtgacaataagaacaacaacagcgtgCTGCTGGCAG ATCGCATCACCGAGTATtcggacgaggacgaggaggCCGAGTTTAGTTCGGGTGAATTCAACGACGAGGCTAACGATTTGGCCATAACGGGCTACGATCAGAAGCGCGATTACAACCCGGCCAAGCATGATATGCGCAAGTATCGCAACAAGCTGCAAAGATCGGGCATTGAGGATATCGCAATAGTCGGACACCATCCGCATCAGCATCATCCCGTCGTCGTCGACAGTGACAGCGAGTTCGAGATGAAAGACAAGAGTTCGTCCCGCGCCAAGTTCAGTCGG ACAATTTCGCTGCAACAGCGCAACTTCAAGCAGAAAATTGTCGCGCTACTGAAACGTTTCAAGGCGAGCGAGGAGCTAGAGGATGAGACGCACAGTGGAACGGCGGCGCTGCGTGGCGAACGCGATTTGGACGCACTCTTCCAGGAGCTGGAGTCGCTGTCATGCTGCGAGGGCGACGATTCCGGGCCGGACATGGATAGCATATCGATTGGTTCGACGCCGAAGCCATCGCTGCGTCCGTTTTTTACCAACTCGCGAATAATGCTCCACGATAATCTAACGGGCAACGGAGGGGGCGGCGCCCTTGGCAGCTCTGGTGGCATTGGCGGCACCCCAG GAAACTCTGAGCGCCGATCATCGGATAAGAGCGACCAATTGACCAATTCATCTtacaatattgaaaataacaaaaaccaaaaaagcattcatttaacaaacaataacaattcgGCTACAACACCAG ATCGTGGCGGTAACGACAGTTCCGGCAATGAGGGCAATGCTGGCTATACGGATGGCCAAAATTCAGATCCACAGAACAGTCCGCCGCGTGACAAGGATTATCTGCATCgtcagcatcatcagcagctgACACCAGTGAGCTCCGTGGGTGGCAAcatgggcagcagcagcattacACCGCCGCACGCACAAACCGAGAAGCGATCGCGACTATTTCGCACCTCCAGCAATACGCCCGCTGTTGCAGGAGGCGGAGGCAGTGGAGCAGGTGCTGGCAATGTGAGCAATAGCAGCAGTGCTGTGGGCAAACGAAAGCATACGCTTAGCCTGAGTGCTGAGCCGCGTTCTGCGCTTGAGACTTGCTTGTCGCCTACGAATGTGGAGCCCAGGAAGCTGCTGCTCGATCAGCTGAGTCGTGTGTTTGCCGGTGATGACAACGTCATACCCGAGGTGGTGACCATCATCAGTCCACCCGAGGCGCTCGGCGGCAGCACGCTGCTAGCCAAGCTGGTCACGCTGTTTGCCAACTCCTTTAAGCCAGCATTTGTGCCACAAAACACGGCCGAGGTCAAGGCGGTGCTCCAGGCGCTCATGGCCAAGATACAGAAATA CTGCAACTCGAATGCAAAGCCGCCGCACACAGTAAAGGTGCTGCTCATTGGAGGCGATTGGCTGCAGGGCGCCACATTGCGTCACTATGTGGAGCTGCTCGGCGTGCGTCCGCCCGACTGGTTGAATCACTTGCGCTTCTATCTGGTGCCCATTGgtggtggcagcagcaacggcagcgtGGCACGGCATCTTAGCCAAATGGATCAAGCCTATGCCGCCATGTTTGGCTCCGACAACTGGTCGCAACTTTGTGAACGAGCTGCAGCCACAGCTGCGGCTGTTAGTGCCGTGACCACGGTGAATGCCACAGCGTTGACTGCGAATCTGGCAGATGCAGCTGCGGTGGCCAAGTCGGATATTGCGGAACTGGTGCAGCGCATTCAGCGCTATCTGCATGCGGCGGGTCCTTGCACACAGATTCCCATTGCCGAGGCCATGGTCAACTACAAGGACGAGGATTCGTGCCAGATCTTTGTGCCCTTCGTCAGC GATGTGCGCATTGGTTATTTGGATGCGCAAGCCTCGCTGGATCTCGAAGAGAACGCCGGCTCCAATGCGGCTGGCACGGCGAGCAGCGGAGGCTCTGGAAACGCTTCCAGCTTGCCCATACCCATTGGCGGCCAGAGCACGCCCGGCGTCTCCGGATCGCcgccacagcagctgctgctgcagcagcaaggTGGCCAGAGTCAGGGCCAGAATATGGGACGCATATCACCACCGCTACAGACACCACCGTCGTCGTCGGGCAACTCACATCGGGATCGGGATCGTGGCTCGAGTGATGCACAGAATACGCCCTCGTCGCTGTCATCGCAGACGTTTAGCGGCGCCTTGGCTGCCGCCGAAGCTGTGGAGCTGCAGGTGGATTATTGGCCACTGGTGCGGCCGGGCGATCAGCATGTCAAGGAGTCGAAGGGGGGAATGTCGCGTGGCGGCGACTCGGGGGGAGGCAAGAATAGCATTAAGAGTACGTTTAGGAATCTGCAGGTGTGGCGCCTGCCGCAGCATGCACAGCAACTGGGTGATATGTCCAATGGACTGACTGTTAGTTTCGCCACCAGGGagaagaaacagaagcaga TTATGCGCTTGGGCAAAAAGAAGGATAAGGAGCGTGATCTCGAGAAGGAGCAGTGCGTGGAGGGCGTGGCACGACTCATTTGCTCGCCCAAGCAATCGCATCCAGTTCCGCTGCGAG TGTATATCGATGGTACTGAGTGGACTGGCGTCAAGTTCTTCCAGCTGTCATCGCAATGGCAAACGCACGTCAAGAATTTCCCTATTGCGCTCATCGGCTGCACGCCCATGTCCTGTGCTGAATTAACCTAG
- the LOC133839137 gene encoding phosphofurin acidic cluster sorting protein 2 isoform X3, producing the protein MRKYRNKLQRSGIEDIAIVGHHPHQHHPVVVDSDSEFEMKDKSSSRAKFSRTISLQQRNFKQKIVALLKRFKASEELEDETHSGTAALRGERDLDALFQELESLSCCEGDDSGPDMDSISIGSTPKPSLRPFFTNSRIMLHDNLTGNGGGGALGSSGGIGGTPGNSERRSSDKSDQLTNSSYNIENNKNQKSIHLTNNNNSATTPDRGGNDSSGNEGNAGYTDGQNSDPQNSPPRDKDYLHRQHHQQLTPVSSVGGNMGSSSITPPHAQTEKRSRLFRTSSNTPAVAGGGGSGAGAGNVSNSSSAVGKRKHTLSLSAEPRSALETCLSPTNVEPRKLLLDQLSRVFAGDDNVIPEVVTIISPPEALGGSTLLAKLVTLFANSFKPAFVPQNTAEVKAVLQALMAKIQKYCNSNAKPPHTVKVLLIGGDWLQGATLRHYVELLGVRPPDWLNHLRFYLVPIGGGSSNGSVARHLSQMDQAYAAMFGSDNWSQLCERAAATAAAVSAVTTVNATALTANLADAAAVAKSDIAELVQRIQRYLHAAGPCTQIPIAEAMVNYKDEDSCQIFVPFVSDVRIGYLDAQASLDLEENAGSNAAGTASSGGSGNASSLPIPIGGQSTPGVSGSPPQQLLLQQQGGQSQGQNMGRISPPLQTPPSSSGNSHRDRDRGSSDAQNTPSSLSSQTFSGALAAAEAVELQVDYWPLVRPGDQHVKESKGGMSRGGDSGGGKNSIKSTFRNLQVWRLPQHAQQLGDMSNGLTVSFATREKKQKQIMRLGKKKDKERDLEKEQCVEGVARLICSPKQSHPVPLRVYIDGTEWTGVKFFQLSSQWQTHVKNFPIALIGCTPMSCAELT; encoded by the exons ATGCGCAAGTATCGCAACAAGCTGCAAAGATCGGGCATTGAGGATATCGCAATAGTCGGACACCATCCGCATCAGCATCATCCCGTCGTCGTCGACAGTGACAGCGAGTTCGAGATGAAAGACAAGAGTTCGTCCCGCGCCAAGTTCAGTCGG ACAATTTCGCTGCAACAGCGCAACTTCAAGCAGAAAATTGTCGCGCTACTGAAACGTTTCAAGGCGAGCGAGGAGCTAGAGGATGAGACGCACAGTGGAACGGCGGCGCTGCGTGGCGAACGCGATTTGGACGCACTCTTCCAGGAGCTGGAGTCGCTGTCATGCTGCGAGGGCGACGATTCCGGGCCGGACATGGATAGCATATCGATTGGTTCGACGCCGAAGCCATCGCTGCGTCCGTTTTTTACCAACTCGCGAATAATGCTCCACGATAATCTAACGGGCAACGGAGGGGGCGGCGCCCTTGGCAGCTCTGGTGGCATTGGCGGCACCCCAG GAAACTCTGAGCGCCGATCATCGGATAAGAGCGACCAATTGACCAATTCATCTtacaatattgaaaataacaaaaaccaaaaaagcattcatttaacaaacaataacaattcgGCTACAACACCAG ATCGTGGCGGTAACGACAGTTCCGGCAATGAGGGCAATGCTGGCTATACGGATGGCCAAAATTCAGATCCACAGAACAGTCCGCCGCGTGACAAGGATTATCTGCATCgtcagcatcatcagcagctgACACCAGTGAGCTCCGTGGGTGGCAAcatgggcagcagcagcattacACCGCCGCACGCACAAACCGAGAAGCGATCGCGACTATTTCGCACCTCCAGCAATACGCCCGCTGTTGCAGGAGGCGGAGGCAGTGGAGCAGGTGCTGGCAATGTGAGCAATAGCAGCAGTGCTGTGGGCAAACGAAAGCATACGCTTAGCCTGAGTGCTGAGCCGCGTTCTGCGCTTGAGACTTGCTTGTCGCCTACGAATGTGGAGCCCAGGAAGCTGCTGCTCGATCAGCTGAGTCGTGTGTTTGCCGGTGATGACAACGTCATACCCGAGGTGGTGACCATCATCAGTCCACCCGAGGCGCTCGGCGGCAGCACGCTGCTAGCCAAGCTGGTCACGCTGTTTGCCAACTCCTTTAAGCCAGCATTTGTGCCACAAAACACGGCCGAGGTCAAGGCGGTGCTCCAGGCGCTCATGGCCAAGATACAGAAATA CTGCAACTCGAATGCAAAGCCGCCGCACACAGTAAAGGTGCTGCTCATTGGAGGCGATTGGCTGCAGGGCGCCACATTGCGTCACTATGTGGAGCTGCTCGGCGTGCGTCCGCCCGACTGGTTGAATCACTTGCGCTTCTATCTGGTGCCCATTGgtggtggcagcagcaacggcagcgtGGCACGGCATCTTAGCCAAATGGATCAAGCCTATGCCGCCATGTTTGGCTCCGACAACTGGTCGCAACTTTGTGAACGAGCTGCAGCCACAGCTGCGGCTGTTAGTGCCGTGACCACGGTGAATGCCACAGCGTTGACTGCGAATCTGGCAGATGCAGCTGCGGTGGCCAAGTCGGATATTGCGGAACTGGTGCAGCGCATTCAGCGCTATCTGCATGCGGCGGGTCCTTGCACACAGATTCCCATTGCCGAGGCCATGGTCAACTACAAGGACGAGGATTCGTGCCAGATCTTTGTGCCCTTCGTCAGC GATGTGCGCATTGGTTATTTGGATGCGCAAGCCTCGCTGGATCTCGAAGAGAACGCCGGCTCCAATGCGGCTGGCACGGCGAGCAGCGGAGGCTCTGGAAACGCTTCCAGCTTGCCCATACCCATTGGCGGCCAGAGCACGCCCGGCGTCTCCGGATCGCcgccacagcagctgctgctgcagcagcaaggTGGCCAGAGTCAGGGCCAGAATATGGGACGCATATCACCACCGCTACAGACACCACCGTCGTCGTCGGGCAACTCACATCGGGATCGGGATCGTGGCTCGAGTGATGCACAGAATACGCCCTCGTCGCTGTCATCGCAGACGTTTAGCGGCGCCTTGGCTGCCGCCGAAGCTGTGGAGCTGCAGGTGGATTATTGGCCACTGGTGCGGCCGGGCGATCAGCATGTCAAGGAGTCGAAGGGGGGAATGTCGCGTGGCGGCGACTCGGGGGGAGGCAAGAATAGCATTAAGAGTACGTTTAGGAATCTGCAGGTGTGGCGCCTGCCGCAGCATGCACAGCAACTGGGTGATATGTCCAATGGACTGACTGTTAGTTTCGCCACCAGGGagaagaaacagaagcaga TTATGCGCTTGGGCAAAAAGAAGGATAAGGAGCGTGATCTCGAGAAGGAGCAGTGCGTGGAGGGCGTGGCACGACTCATTTGCTCGCCCAAGCAATCGCATCCAGTTCCGCTGCGAG TGTATATCGATGGTACTGAGTGGACTGGCGTCAAGTTCTTCCAGCTGTCATCGCAATGGCAAACGCACGTCAAGAATTTCCCTATTGCGCTCATCGGCTGCACGCCCATGTCCTGTGCTGAATTAACCTAG
- the LOC133839137 gene encoding phosphofurin acidic cluster sorting protein 2 isoform X2 → MKMVDKSSKLMDKFVTSSGGGGGAERGGSGISAAAAANAAAAAAAAASAAAANSAGGLGGGGAGSAAGGAVTASNGGQKPVPMKLFAAWEVDRTPPNCIPRLCSLTITRLSILTPLPGDTTSLSLAVKMQSSKRTLRSHEIPINGSALTSAASSRESSMQGNSPLANVIGGGSNLIGTPGNVGNAGIGTNLALIPLTETELDLHFSLQYPHFIKRDGNRLVILLQRRKKYKSRTILGYKTLAEGIIRMDAVLQKSMDMIIELTASGKNGRPGTVVACLRAERVSSIPVDHDNKNNNSVLLADRITEYSDEDEEAEFSSGEFNDEANDLAITGYDQKRDYNPAKHDMRKYRNKLQRSGIEDIAIVGHHPHQHHPVVVDSDSEFEMKDKSSSRAKFSRTISLQQRNFKQKIVALLKRFKASEELEDETHSGTAALRGERDLDALFQELESLSCCEGDDSGPDMDSISIGSTPKPSLRPFFTNSRIMLHDNLTGNGGGGALGSSGGIGGTPDRGGNDSSGNEGNAGYTDGQNSDPQNSPPRDKDYLHRQHHQQLTPVSSVGGNMGSSSITPPHAQTEKRSRLFRTSSNTPAVAGGGGSGAGAGNVSNSSSAVGKRKHTLSLSAEPRSALETCLSPTNVEPRKLLLDQLSRVFAGDDNVIPEVVTIISPPEALGGSTLLAKLVTLFANSFKPAFVPQNTAEVKAVLQALMAKIQKYCNSNAKPPHTVKVLLIGGDWLQGATLRHYVELLGVRPPDWLNHLRFYLVPIGGGSSNGSVARHLSQMDQAYAAMFGSDNWSQLCERAAATAAAVSAVTTVNATALTANLADAAAVAKSDIAELVQRIQRYLHAAGPCTQIPIAEAMVNYKDEDSCQIFVPFVSDVRIGYLDAQASLDLEENAGSNAAGTASSGGSGNASSLPIPIGGQSTPGVSGSPPQQLLLQQQGGQSQGQNMGRISPPLQTPPSSSGNSHRDRDRGSSDAQNTPSSLSSQTFSGALAAAEAVELQVDYWPLVRPGDQHVKESKGGMSRGGDSGGGKNSIKSTFRNLQVWRLPQHAQQLGDMSNGLTVSFATREKKQKQIMRLGKKKDKERDLEKEQCVEGVARLICSPKQSHPVPLRVYIDGTEWTGVKFFQLSSQWQTHVKNFPIALIGCTPMSCAELT, encoded by the exons ACTCTGCTCATTGACAATAACGCGTCTGTCGATACTGACACCTCTGCCAGGAGACACAACATCGCTCTCGCTGGCGGTGAAGATGCAGAGCTCGAAGCGCACGTTGCGCAGCCACGAGATACCCATTAATGGCAGTGCTCTCACCTCGGCGGCCTCCAGTCGAGAGAGCAGCATGCAGGGCAACTCTCCGCTAGCCAATGTGATTGGCGGTGGCTCCAACTTGATTGGCACACCCGGAAATGTAGGTAATGCAGGAATCGGCACGAATCTGGCGTTGATTCCGCTAACTGAGACGGAGCTGGACTTGCACTTTAGTCTGCAGTATCCGCACTTTATCAAGAGAGATGGCAATAG ACTGGTGATTTTGCTGCAACGCCGCAAGAAATACAAATCGCGCACCATTTTGGGCTACAAGACGCTGGCCGAGGGCATCATACGCATGGATGCAGTGCTCCAAAAGTCAATGGACATGATCATTGAGCTGACAGCATCCGGAAAGAATGGCAGACCCGGCACAGTTGTTGCCTGTCTGCGTGCCGAACGCGTCTCCTCCATTCCAGTTGATCAtgacaataagaacaacaacagcgtgCTGCTGGCAG ATCGCATCACCGAGTATtcggacgaggacgaggaggCCGAGTTTAGTTCGGGTGAATTCAACGACGAGGCTAACGATTTGGCCATAACGGGCTACGATCAGAAGCGCGATTACAACCCGGCCAAGCATGATATGCGCAAGTATCGCAACAAGCTGCAAAGATCGGGCATTGAGGATATCGCAATAGTCGGACACCATCCGCATCAGCATCATCCCGTCGTCGTCGACAGTGACAGCGAGTTCGAGATGAAAGACAAGAGTTCGTCCCGCGCCAAGTTCAGTCGG ACAATTTCGCTGCAACAGCGCAACTTCAAGCAGAAAATTGTCGCGCTACTGAAACGTTTCAAGGCGAGCGAGGAGCTAGAGGATGAGACGCACAGTGGAACGGCGGCGCTGCGTGGCGAACGCGATTTGGACGCACTCTTCCAGGAGCTGGAGTCGCTGTCATGCTGCGAGGGCGACGATTCCGGGCCGGACATGGATAGCATATCGATTGGTTCGACGCCGAAGCCATCGCTGCGTCCGTTTTTTACCAACTCGCGAATAATGCTCCACGATAATCTAACGGGCAACGGAGGGGGCGGCGCCCTTGGCAGCTCTGGTGGCATTGGCGGCACCCCAG ATCGTGGCGGTAACGACAGTTCCGGCAATGAGGGCAATGCTGGCTATACGGATGGCCAAAATTCAGATCCACAGAACAGTCCGCCGCGTGACAAGGATTATCTGCATCgtcagcatcatcagcagctgACACCAGTGAGCTCCGTGGGTGGCAAcatgggcagcagcagcattacACCGCCGCACGCACAAACCGAGAAGCGATCGCGACTATTTCGCACCTCCAGCAATACGCCCGCTGTTGCAGGAGGCGGAGGCAGTGGAGCAGGTGCTGGCAATGTGAGCAATAGCAGCAGTGCTGTGGGCAAACGAAAGCATACGCTTAGCCTGAGTGCTGAGCCGCGTTCTGCGCTTGAGACTTGCTTGTCGCCTACGAATGTGGAGCCCAGGAAGCTGCTGCTCGATCAGCTGAGTCGTGTGTTTGCCGGTGATGACAACGTCATACCCGAGGTGGTGACCATCATCAGTCCACCCGAGGCGCTCGGCGGCAGCACGCTGCTAGCCAAGCTGGTCACGCTGTTTGCCAACTCCTTTAAGCCAGCATTTGTGCCACAAAACACGGCCGAGGTCAAGGCGGTGCTCCAGGCGCTCATGGCCAAGATACAGAAATA CTGCAACTCGAATGCAAAGCCGCCGCACACAGTAAAGGTGCTGCTCATTGGAGGCGATTGGCTGCAGGGCGCCACATTGCGTCACTATGTGGAGCTGCTCGGCGTGCGTCCGCCCGACTGGTTGAATCACTTGCGCTTCTATCTGGTGCCCATTGgtggtggcagcagcaacggcagcgtGGCACGGCATCTTAGCCAAATGGATCAAGCCTATGCCGCCATGTTTGGCTCCGACAACTGGTCGCAACTTTGTGAACGAGCTGCAGCCACAGCTGCGGCTGTTAGTGCCGTGACCACGGTGAATGCCACAGCGTTGACTGCGAATCTGGCAGATGCAGCTGCGGTGGCCAAGTCGGATATTGCGGAACTGGTGCAGCGCATTCAGCGCTATCTGCATGCGGCGGGTCCTTGCACACAGATTCCCATTGCCGAGGCCATGGTCAACTACAAGGACGAGGATTCGTGCCAGATCTTTGTGCCCTTCGTCAGC GATGTGCGCATTGGTTATTTGGATGCGCAAGCCTCGCTGGATCTCGAAGAGAACGCCGGCTCCAATGCGGCTGGCACGGCGAGCAGCGGAGGCTCTGGAAACGCTTCCAGCTTGCCCATACCCATTGGCGGCCAGAGCACGCCCGGCGTCTCCGGATCGCcgccacagcagctgctgctgcagcagcaaggTGGCCAGAGTCAGGGCCAGAATATGGGACGCATATCACCACCGCTACAGACACCACCGTCGTCGTCGGGCAACTCACATCGGGATCGGGATCGTGGCTCGAGTGATGCACAGAATACGCCCTCGTCGCTGTCATCGCAGACGTTTAGCGGCGCCTTGGCTGCCGCCGAAGCTGTGGAGCTGCAGGTGGATTATTGGCCACTGGTGCGGCCGGGCGATCAGCATGTCAAGGAGTCGAAGGGGGGAATGTCGCGTGGCGGCGACTCGGGGGGAGGCAAGAATAGCATTAAGAGTACGTTTAGGAATCTGCAGGTGTGGCGCCTGCCGCAGCATGCACAGCAACTGGGTGATATGTCCAATGGACTGACTGTTAGTTTCGCCACCAGGGagaagaaacagaagcaga TTATGCGCTTGGGCAAAAAGAAGGATAAGGAGCGTGATCTCGAGAAGGAGCAGTGCGTGGAGGGCGTGGCACGACTCATTTGCTCGCCCAAGCAATCGCATCCAGTTCCGCTGCGAG TGTATATCGATGGTACTGAGTGGACTGGCGTCAAGTTCTTCCAGCTGTCATCGCAATGGCAAACGCACGTCAAGAATTTCCCTATTGCGCTCATCGGCTGCACGCCCATGTCCTGTGCTGAATTAACCTAG